The following coding sequences lie in one Stenotrophomonas rhizophila genomic window:
- the aroB gene encoding 3-dehydroquinate synthase, which produces MTPAPRTVAVGGDTPYTIHIGPGLLGQGDLLARHVRGRHVLLLSDSSVAPLYLAGVKAALLAARPDLRVGELVLPAGEASKTLANFGAAITALAALGATRDACVLALGGGVAGDLAGFAAACWMRGVDCVQLPTSLLAMVDSSVGGKTAVDIPEGKNLVGAFHPPRAVIADTAALRTLPPRELRAGLAEVIKYGAIRDPLFFQWLQAEHAALLAGDDTALAQAIARSCEHKAEIVARDPHEKGERALLNLGHTFGHAIETEQGYGAPGNDNLNHGEAVAVGMVLAARLSAQLGMSSEADTAQLRDLLLRYELPVEIPAGLAPEALLARMRLDKKNIAGRLRLVLWRGIGRAEVVADVDEADVLRVLAAR; this is translated from the coding sequence ATGACCCCCGCCCCCCGTACCGTCGCCGTTGGCGGCGACACGCCCTACACCATCCATATCGGCCCCGGCCTGCTGGGCCAGGGTGACCTGCTTGCCCGCCACGTGCGCGGCCGTCACGTGCTGCTGCTCAGCGATTCCTCGGTGGCCCCGCTGTACCTCGCCGGCGTGAAAGCAGCGCTGCTGGCCGCACGCCCGGACCTGCGGGTCGGCGAGCTGGTGCTGCCGGCCGGTGAAGCGTCCAAGACTCTGGCCAACTTCGGCGCGGCCATCACCGCCTTGGCCGCGCTTGGCGCAACCCGCGATGCCTGCGTGCTGGCCCTGGGTGGCGGCGTTGCCGGCGACCTGGCCGGCTTCGCGGCCGCCTGCTGGATGCGCGGCGTCGACTGCGTGCAGCTGCCCACCTCGCTGCTGGCGATGGTCGACTCCTCGGTGGGCGGCAAAACGGCCGTGGACATCCCCGAAGGCAAGAACCTGGTCGGCGCGTTCCACCCGCCGCGCGCGGTGATCGCCGACACGGCCGCGCTGCGCACCCTGCCGCCGCGCGAACTGCGCGCCGGGCTGGCCGAGGTGATCAAGTACGGCGCCATCCGCGACCCGCTGTTCTTCCAGTGGCTGCAGGCCGAACACGCCGCGCTGCTGGCCGGCGACGATACCGCGCTGGCCCAGGCGATCGCGCGCAGCTGCGAGCACAAGGCCGAGATCGTGGCCCGCGACCCGCATGAAAAGGGCGAACGCGCCTTGCTCAATCTCGGCCATACCTTCGGCCATGCAATCGAAACCGAACAGGGCTATGGCGCGCCCGGCAACGACAACCTCAACCACGGCGAAGCGGTCGCGGTGGGCATGGTGCTGGCGGCGCGCCTGTCGGCCCAGCTGGGCATGAGCAGCGAGGCCGACACCGCGCAGCTGCGCGACCTGCTGCTGCGCTACGAACTGCCGGTGGAGATTCCCGCCGGGCTGGCCCCCGAGGCGCTGCTGGCGCGCATGCGCCTGGACAAGAAGAACATCGCCGGGCGCCTGCGCCTGGTGCTGTGGCGGGGCATCGGCCGCGCCGAAGTGGTGGCCGACGTCGACGAAGCCGACGTACTGCGCGTGCTGGCCGCCCGCTGA
- a CDS encoding shikimate kinase, whose protein sequence is MNPAPNLILIGPMGAGKTCIGRRLAERFTLDFVDADQAIVDAAGASIPAIFEHSGEAGFRQYERQALQTLLRGRNQLVSTGGGAVLDPDNRAIIAERGFVVYLRVSVAGQLERLARDRTRPLLQRPDREQVLHEMAALRDPLYRALADLALDTDLYTPAEATAQLVLRLAAQWQRQDPPA, encoded by the coding sequence ATGAACCCTGCTCCGAACCTGATCCTGATTGGCCCGATGGGCGCCGGCAAAACCTGCATCGGGCGCCGCCTGGCCGAGCGCTTCACGCTGGACTTCGTGGACGCCGACCAGGCCATCGTGGACGCCGCCGGGGCCAGCATCCCGGCGATCTTCGAGCACTCCGGCGAGGCCGGCTTCCGCCAGTACGAACGCCAGGCGCTGCAGACCCTGCTGCGCGGGCGCAACCAGCTGGTCTCCACCGGCGGCGGCGCCGTGCTGGACCCCGACAACCGCGCCATCATCGCCGAACGCGGTTTCGTGGTGTACCTGCGGGTCAGCGTGGCCGGGCAGCTGGAACGGCTGGCCCGCGACCGCACCCGGCCGCTGCTGCAGCGCCCGGACCGCGAGCAGGTGCTGCACGAGATGGCGGCGCTGCGCGACCCGCTGTACCGCGCGTTGGCCGACCTGGCCCTGGATACCGACCTCTACACCCCCGCCGAGGCCACCGCGCAGCTCGTACTGCGGTTGGCCGCCCAATGGCAGCGACAGGACCCACCCGCATGA
- a CDS encoding dodecin family protein — protein sequence MSVAKIIEINASSKTSVEDAVRSGLKKVSETVKGIQGAWINETKVVTDGEGNITEWRVNLRVTFVVG from the coding sequence ATGTCAGTGGCCAAAATCATCGAGATCAATGCGTCCTCCAAGACCAGCGTCGAAGACGCGGTGCGCAGCGGGCTGAAGAAGGTGTCCGAAACGGTCAAGGGCATCCAGGGCGCATGGATCAACGAAACCAAGGTGGTCACCGACGGGGAGGGCAACATCACCGAATGGCGGGTCAACCTGCGGGTGACCTTCGTGGTGGGCTGA
- the hemE gene encoding uroporphyrinogen decarboxylase translates to MTSPSRHDRLLRALRREPVDCTPVWLMRQAGRYLPEYRATRAKAGSFLAMAKNPDIACEVTLQPLRRFDLDAAILFSDILTIPDAMGLELYFVDGEGPKFRHPVRDTAAIAKLAVPDMETELRYVMDAVRVIRRELDGSVPLIGFSGSPWTLACYMVEGGGSKDFARIKAMALNEPAALHQLLSVVTDAVIAYLAAQRAAGAQVLQVFDTWGGVLSPGMYREFSLRYLTRIAQELERGQGDQRTPLILFGKGTGLHLGALADTGADALGVDWTLDLSDALARTGGRVALQGNLDPATLYGNPAAIERAAARVLDSYADGNGGSREGHVFNLGHGMSPDMNPEHVGVLVEAVHRLSKR, encoded by the coding sequence GTGACCAGCCCCTCCCGCCATGATCGCCTGCTGCGCGCCCTGCGCCGCGAACCGGTGGACTGCACCCCCGTCTGGCTGATGCGCCAGGCCGGCCGCTACCTGCCCGAGTACCGCGCCACCCGCGCCAAGGCCGGCAGCTTCCTGGCCATGGCCAAGAACCCCGACATCGCCTGCGAAGTGACCCTGCAGCCGCTGCGTCGCTTCGACCTGGATGCGGCGATCCTGTTCTCGGACATCCTCACCATTCCCGACGCGATGGGCCTGGAGCTGTACTTCGTCGATGGCGAAGGCCCCAAGTTCCGTCACCCGGTACGCGACACCGCCGCCATCGCCAAGCTGGCCGTGCCGGACATGGAAACCGAACTGCGCTACGTCATGGACGCGGTCCGCGTGATCCGCCGCGAACTGGACGGCAGCGTGCCGCTGATCGGCTTCTCCGGCAGCCCGTGGACCCTGGCCTGCTACATGGTTGAAGGCGGCGGCAGCAAGGACTTCGCCCGCATCAAGGCCATGGCCCTGAACGAACCGGCCGCCCTGCACCAGCTGCTGTCGGTGGTCACCGACGCGGTCATCGCCTACCTGGCCGCCCAGCGCGCCGCCGGCGCGCAGGTACTGCAGGTCTTTGACACCTGGGGCGGCGTGCTCAGCCCCGGCATGTACCGCGAATTCTCGCTGCGCTACCTGACCCGCATCGCCCAGGAACTCGAACGCGGCCAAGGCGACCAGCGCACCCCGCTGATCCTGTTCGGCAAGGGCACCGGCCTGCACCTGGGCGCACTGGCCGACACCGGCGCCGACGCCCTCGGCGTGGACTGGACCCTCGATCTGTCCGACGCACTCGCCCGCACCGGCGGCCGCGTCGCCCTGCAGGGCAACCTGGATCCCGCCACCCTGTACGGCAACCCCGCAGCCATCGAACGCGCCGCCGCCCGCGTGCTCGACAGCTACGCCGACGGCAACGGCGGCTCCCGCGAAGGCCACGTGTTCAACCTGGGGCACGGCATGTCCCCCGACATGAACCCCGAACACGTGGGCGTGCTGGTCGAGGCCGTGCACCGGTTGAGCAAGCGCTGA
- a CDS encoding DoxX family protein has protein sequence MPISAMPVETRIPASLLLLLSRIVAGTMFAVSGWNKLFTDDGRDRMLATLAEAGIPWPAASAPAVAMVEWVLGTTLVLGVLPRLSAAALMMICAVAAFTDGIGRIPAGLGPLDWLSWFLYLPEVPLGVALAWVCVLGAGRYALWTGRGASPMA, from the coding sequence ATGCCCATTTCTGCCATGCCTGTCGAGACTCGAATCCCCGCCTCGCTGTTGTTGCTGCTGTCGCGCATCGTCGCGGGCACGATGTTTGCCGTATCGGGATGGAACAAGCTGTTCACCGATGACGGCAGGGATCGCATGCTGGCCACACTCGCCGAGGCGGGTATCCCGTGGCCGGCGGCCAGTGCCCCTGCAGTGGCGATGGTGGAATGGGTGCTCGGCACCACCCTGGTGCTTGGCGTGCTGCCGCGCCTGTCGGCCGCGGCGCTGATGATGATCTGCGCGGTAGCGGCCTTCACCGACGGTATCGGACGTATCCCGGCGGGCCTGGGACCCCTGGATTGGTTGAGCTGGTTCCTGTATCTGCCGGAGGTGCCACTGGGCGTCGCCCTGGCGTGGGTGTGCGTGCTGGGCGCGGGGCGTTATGCGCTGTGGACGGGACGCGGCGCTTCGCCCATGGCATGA
- a CDS encoding WGR domain-containing protein, translating to MRVFLQHHPGGTEPARYLQLTLQPDLFGSWELLHESGVVGGRARLRCEVFAEAEPAQRAFEKTRDIHLQRGYQITYTSGTAPR from the coding sequence ATGCGCGTCTTCCTGCAGCACCACCCCGGCGGCACTGAACCGGCCCGCTACCTTCAGCTGACCCTGCAGCCGGACCTGTTCGGCAGTTGGGAACTGCTGCACGAATCGGGCGTGGTTGGCGGTCGCGCGCGGTTGCGGTGTGAGGTGTTCGCGGAGGCCGAGCCGGCCCAGCGCGCCTTCGAGAAGACGCGCGACATCCACCTGCAACGTGGCTACCAGATCACCTACACCAGCGGCACCGCGCCGCGCTGA
- a CDS encoding kinase yields the protein MPATAYMPRNKGFPDALVAQALEDALAAGTEVPVLAISGLQGSGKSTLAAQVVALAEQRGLRAAALSIDDFYLTRSQRQRLARQVHPLLLTRGPPGTHDLPLAHATLDAIAARQPVALPRFDKLADERVAQAEWPRVSGPLDLLVFEGWFLGTPAQPEADLQPPLNALERDADADGRWRQWCNQALAAHYPALWQRCDRLWFLQPPDFAVVPRWRWQQEQNLQAAQPERSSMSRAQLERFVQYYERVSRQALRTLPGLADRVIALDEQRQVVTAPV from the coding sequence ATGCCTGCTACCGCGTACATGCCCCGCAACAAAGGATTTCCCGATGCACTGGTCGCCCAGGCACTGGAGGATGCGCTGGCAGCTGGCACGGAGGTGCCAGTATTGGCGATCAGCGGGCTGCAGGGCAGCGGCAAATCGACGCTGGCAGCCCAGGTGGTGGCGCTGGCCGAACAGCGCGGGCTGCGCGCAGCGGCCCTGTCCATCGACGATTTCTACCTGACCCGCAGTCAACGCCAACGCCTGGCCCGCCAAGTCCATCCGCTGTTGCTTACCCGCGGCCCGCCGGGCACGCACGACCTGCCACTGGCGCATGCCACGCTGGACGCCATCGCGGCACGCCAGCCGGTGGCATTGCCACGGTTCGACAAGCTGGCCGACGAACGCGTGGCGCAGGCCGAATGGCCGCGCGTGAGCGGCCCGCTGGACCTGCTGGTGTTCGAAGGCTGGTTCCTGGGCACGCCTGCCCAGCCCGAAGCCGACCTGCAGCCGCCCTTGAACGCGTTGGAGCGCGACGCCGACGCCGACGGACGCTGGCGGCAGTGGTGCAACCAGGCGTTGGCCGCGCACTACCCCGCGCTGTGGCAGCGCTGCGACCGCCTCTGGTTCCTGCAGCCGCCGGACTTCGCGGTGGTGCCGCGCTGGCGCTGGCAACAGGAACAGAACCTGCAGGCTGCCCAGCCGGAACGCAGCAGCATGAGCCGCGCCCAGCTGGAGCGGTTCGTGCAGTACTACGAACGGGTCAGCCGCCAGGCGTTGCGCACCCTGCCGGGGCTGGCCGACCGGGTCATCGCGCTGGACGAGCAGCGGCAGGTCGTCACGGCGCCCGTGTAG
- the pdxH gene encoding pyridoxamine 5'-phosphate oxidase has product MTDLYTEALSTFAALFEEAKHSAEIEPNAMTVATADTSGQPSARTVLLKAFDARGFVFYTHLDSHKGRELRSNPRAALLFLWRSLREAGIQVRIEGRVEQVDDAEADAYFASRPRMSQIGAWASLQSKTLASREEFDARVATTEASFADREVPRPEGWSGLRVVPQRIEFWYGAQFRLHERWCYEVDHDGQWNKRLLFP; this is encoded by the coding sequence ATGACCGATCTGTATACCGAAGCGTTGTCCACCTTTGCCGCGCTGTTCGAGGAGGCCAAGCACAGCGCGGAAATCGAACCCAATGCGATGACCGTGGCGACAGCCGACACCAGCGGCCAGCCGTCGGCACGCACCGTGCTGCTGAAGGCCTTCGACGCGCGTGGGTTCGTGTTCTATACCCATCTGGACAGCCACAAGGGCCGCGAGTTGCGCAGCAACCCGCGCGCGGCCCTGCTGTTCCTGTGGCGCAGCCTGCGCGAGGCGGGCATCCAGGTGCGGATCGAAGGCCGTGTCGAGCAGGTGGACGATGCCGAAGCCGACGCCTACTTCGCCTCGCGCCCGCGCATGAGCCAGATCGGCGCATGGGCCTCGCTGCAATCCAAAACGCTGGCATCGCGCGAGGAGTTCGACGCGCGGGTAGCCACCACCGAAGCCAGCTTCGCCGACCGCGAGGTGCCGCGACCGGAAGGCTGGAGCGGGCTGCGCGTGGTGCCGCAGCGGATCGAGTTCTGGTACGGCGCGCAGTTCCGGCTGCACGAGCGCTGGTGCTACGAGGTCGATCACGACGGGCAGTGGAACAAGCGGTTGCTGTTCCCGTAA
- a CDS encoding hybrid sensor histidine kinase/response regulator → MVSLRWLLLIGIAWLWPTFGQAQPVPPTPRQLTVFDGLPSNTVNRMAEDGYGYLWIATNDGLARYDGRNYRVWRAEDGLRDNHVWSVHVDARNQLWIGTENAGLAMMSADRRELRFFDRASHPQIGSNTIWSITSTADGTVWFGTYEGGLHRLDRDGKVTRFMPERGNPRSLPAASVTQLATTRDGSLWVGTQAGLARWTGTDFERVSTRDVPAQVINGLTAEIDGSLWIGTNTGVLVRRPDGRFEPAPWKVAAGDQVLGMMLRDEQGGYWLDTRSGLGRAYDNQFQQVPLYSAVARGQVRPNWTGAYEDREGGIWLASINGGLWHLLPRWWQFSVLSRLEDDPGSLRNGYVLGTSAAADGGVWAVGTHGALDKFDPVSGRVTQHRRGVDGTQWLQSVQEDPRGQVWIGSASALLRYDPKDASIRRWGHDAAVDAAMEGQLESLAVCDGQRLWSAASTGLQQRDLDGRVLHRVPAGHAGLAAGQLALDLLCGPDDTLWVATNQGLLQWMPGRSRFEPVPGGPAAAIHALARADDDSVWLSEEGRLSQYRWQDGRLLLQAVVGGGAGYPEVSATGLVVDAQGVVWAASARGLIRVDPQMGNVRLYGVHDGLPSQEFRRSTLSRTASGRIVGGTPAGVVVFDPRQVRPSNRRAPLVIERVEVRRGDRVADLTHLTPLEVADADRDLRIVARLLSFADSSSNSYRYRLAGYDPDWVEVGPAGERVFSRLPPGRYRLEVQARSADQVWSRVQSLEFRVMPPWWRSMSGLLVLTSMTLLLMSLIAWLYRRRLQRRHAYQLALQKQELAEQASAAKTRFLANLGHEVRTPMTGVLGMSELLLGSSLDPQQRSWTASIRHAGEHLLHLVNDALDLARIESGRLQLQSQPFDVHNVVSDVCTLMAALAEQKHVRFVVDNQLPPGLASVGDAVRVRQILLNLLGNAVKFTTHGEVRLKATTLSSERGLHFEVSDTGPGISADQQQRLFRRFEQADGARTAAQYGGSGLGLAICRELALAMQGQIGVESQLGVGTRFSVSLPLPLHIAALPAGGEPGSESLRLPPLRILLVEDDATVASVITGLLGARGHDMVHAEHALAALREVSGTPFDVALLDLDLPGLGGIELAGHLHNQGYEMPMIAVTARTDPGIEQQVHEAGFSGFLRKPVTGDLLVEAIARALRQPRG, encoded by the coding sequence GTGGTGTCATTGCGTTGGCTGCTCCTGATCGGGATTGCATGGCTGTGGCCGACCTTCGGCCAGGCCCAGCCCGTGCCGCCAACGCCACGCCAGCTGACCGTGTTCGATGGACTGCCGTCCAACACGGTCAACCGCATGGCCGAAGATGGCTACGGCTACCTGTGGATCGCCACCAACGACGGCCTGGCCCGCTACGACGGGCGCAACTACCGGGTCTGGCGCGCCGAGGATGGCCTGCGCGACAACCACGTGTGGAGCGTGCATGTGGATGCCCGCAACCAGCTGTGGATCGGCACCGAGAATGCCGGCCTGGCGATGATGTCGGCCGACCGCCGCGAGCTGCGCTTCTTCGACCGCGCCAGCCACCCGCAGATCGGCAGCAACACCATCTGGTCGATCACCTCCACCGCCGATGGCACCGTGTGGTTCGGGACTTACGAAGGCGGCCTGCACCGCCTGGACCGTGACGGCAAGGTCACCCGTTTCATGCCCGAGCGCGGCAATCCGCGCAGCCTGCCCGCCGCGTCGGTGACCCAGCTGGCCACCACCCGCGATGGCAGCCTGTGGGTGGGCACGCAGGCCGGCCTGGCACGTTGGACCGGCACGGATTTCGAACGGGTATCCACCCGCGATGTGCCGGCGCAGGTGATCAACGGCTTGACCGCCGAGATCGATGGCAGCCTCTGGATCGGCACCAATACCGGCGTGTTGGTGCGGCGGCCGGACGGGCGCTTCGAACCGGCACCGTGGAAGGTGGCGGCCGGCGACCAGGTGCTGGGCATGATGCTGCGCGACGAGCAGGGCGGCTACTGGCTCGATACCCGGTCCGGGCTGGGGCGCGCCTACGACAACCAGTTCCAGCAGGTGCCGCTGTACAGCGCGGTGGCGCGTGGCCAGGTACGCCCGAACTGGACCGGCGCCTATGAAGACCGCGAAGGCGGGATCTGGCTGGCCAGCATCAACGGCGGGTTGTGGCACCTGTTGCCGCGCTGGTGGCAGTTCTCGGTGCTGTCGCGCCTGGAGGACGATCCGGGGTCGCTGCGCAATGGTTACGTGCTGGGCACGTCCGCCGCCGCCGATGGCGGGGTATGGGCGGTGGGAACGCACGGGGCGCTGGACAAGTTTGATCCGGTCAGCGGCCGTGTGACGCAGCATCGGAGGGGTGTGGACGGGACGCAGTGGCTGCAATCGGTACAGGAAGATCCCCGCGGCCAGGTCTGGATCGGCTCGGCGTCGGCCTTGCTGCGCTATGACCCCAAGGATGCATCGATCCGCCGCTGGGGGCACGATGCTGCCGTTGATGCGGCGATGGAGGGCCAGCTGGAATCGTTGGCGGTCTGCGACGGCCAACGCCTGTGGAGCGCTGCGTCGACCGGGTTGCAGCAGCGCGACCTGGACGGTCGCGTGCTGCACCGGGTGCCGGCCGGGCATGCCGGGCTCGCGGCCGGGCAACTGGCCCTGGACCTGCTGTGCGGACCGGACGATACGCTGTGGGTGGCCACCAACCAGGGCCTGCTGCAGTGGATGCCGGGCCGTTCACGGTTTGAACCCGTGCCGGGTGGTCCAGCGGCGGCGATCCACGCGCTGGCGCGCGCCGACGATGACAGCGTGTGGCTGTCCGAAGAAGGGCGGTTGAGCCAGTACCGGTGGCAGGATGGACGGCTGTTGCTGCAGGCGGTCGTCGGCGGTGGCGCGGGCTATCCGGAAGTGTCGGCAACCGGGCTGGTGGTCGATGCGCAGGGCGTGGTGTGGGCGGCCAGCGCACGTGGCCTGATCCGGGTCGACCCGCAGATGGGCAACGTGCGCCTGTATGGCGTGCACGATGGCCTGCCCAGCCAGGAGTTCCGTCGCAGCACGCTGAGCCGCACCGCCAGTGGCCGCATCGTTGGCGGCACGCCGGCCGGCGTGGTGGTGTTCGACCCGCGCCAAGTGCGGCCGTCCAACCGGCGTGCGCCGCTGGTGATCGAACGGGTCGAGGTGCGTCGCGGCGACCGCGTCGCCGACCTGACCCACCTGACCCCGCTGGAGGTCGCTGACGCCGACCGCGATCTGCGCATCGTGGCGCGTCTGTTGTCGTTCGCCGATTCGTCGTCCAACAGCTACCGCTACCGGCTGGCCGGCTACGACCCGGACTGGGTGGAAGTGGGGCCGGCCGGCGAGCGCGTGTTCTCGCGGTTGCCACCGGGCCGCTACCGGCTGGAGGTGCAGGCGCGTTCGGCCGACCAGGTGTGGTCGCGGGTGCAGTCGCTGGAATTCCGGGTGATGCCGCCGTGGTGGCGGAGCATGTCCGGGCTGCTGGTACTGACCTCGATGACGCTGCTGTTGATGAGCCTCATTGCGTGGTTGTACCGGCGCCGGTTGCAGCGTCGGCATGCCTACCAGCTGGCCTTGCAGAAGCAGGAACTGGCCGAGCAGGCGTCAGCGGCCAAGACCCGCTTCCTGGCCAACCTGGGGCATGAGGTGCGCACGCCGATGACCGGTGTGCTGGGCATGAGCGAGCTGCTGCTGGGGTCGTCGCTGGACCCGCAGCAGCGCAGTTGGACCGCGTCCATCCGGCATGCCGGCGAGCATCTACTGCATCTGGTGAACGATGCGCTGGACCTGGCCCGCATCGAGTCCGGGCGGCTGCAGCTGCAGTCGCAGCCGTTCGACGTCCACAACGTGGTGAGCGATGTCTGCACGCTGATGGCCGCGCTTGCCGAGCAGAAGCACGTGCGTTTCGTGGTGGACAACCAGTTGCCACCGGGCCTGGCCAGCGTGGGCGATGCGGTGCGGGTGCGGCAGATCCTGCTCAACCTGCTGGGCAATGCGGTGAAGTTCACCACGCATGGCGAGGTGCGGCTGAAGGCAACCACGCTGTCGTCCGAGCGTGGCCTGCATTTCGAGGTATCCGACACCGGGCCGGGCATCAGCGCCGACCAGCAGCAGCGCCTGTTCCGGCGTTTCGAGCAGGCCGACGGGGCGCGCACGGCGGCGCAGTACGGCGGCAGCGGGCTGGGCCTGGCGATCTGCCGGGAGCTGGCGTTGGCGATGCAGGGCCAGATCGGGGTGGAGAGCCAGCTGGGCGTGGGCACGCGCTTCAGCGTGAGCCTGCCGTTGCCGCTGCACATCGCCGCGCTGCCGGCTGGCGGCGAGCCGGGCAGTGAGAGCCTGCGCCTGCCGCCGCTGCGCATTCTGCTGGTGGAGGACGATGCAACGGTGGCCAGTGTGATCACCGGTCTGCTGGGCGCGCGCGGGCATGACATGGTGCATGCCGAACATGCGCTGGCTGCGTTGCGCGAGGTCAGCGGGACGCCGTTCGACGTGGCGCTGCTGGACCTGGACCTGCCGGGTCTGGGCGGCATCGAGTTGGCCGGGCACCTGCACAACCAGGGCTACGAGATGCCGATGATCGCGGTGACGGCGCGTACCGACCCGGGGATCGAGCAGCAGGTGCACGAGGCCGGTTTCAGCGGCTTCCTGCGCAAGCCGGTGACCGGCGACCTGCTGGTGGAGGCGATCGCGCGGGCGCTGCGGCAACCGCGCGGGTAG
- the mdtD gene encoding multidrug transporter subunit MdtD: MTTSSYASIRPLLWLVSLAIFMQMLDSTIVNTALPAMARSLGESPLQMQSVVFSYALAVATFIPASGWIADRFGTRRTFLVAIILFTLGSLACALAQTLHQLVGARVLQGIGGAMLLPVGRLAVMRSVSREEFLRAMSFIAIPALIGPLIGPTLGGWLVEVASWHWVFLINLPIGVIGYIAATKVMPDHYAEHRTRFDIAGYLMLAFGMIVLSLALDGISGMATPHALVMLMTVAGLAALVGYWLHAANSTAPLFSLALFHVPSYRIGILGNLFSRIGSSAMPLLIPLLLQVGMGMSPMNAGLLMIPVAAAGMLAKRYAVKLVERFGYRRVLMVNTVLVGLAMASFIFMTPGQPLWVRVIQLALFGAVNSLQFTVMNTVTLRDLDRDFASAGNSLLSMVMMLATGFGAAAAGSLLAAFAHLDQLHGATAALHATFVCVGAITLTSTLIFWQLPDTRPSPRDVEEVAE; this comes from the coding sequence ATGACGACCAGCAGCTACGCCTCGATCCGGCCCCTGTTGTGGCTCGTATCGCTGGCAATCTTCATGCAGATGCTGGATTCCACCATCGTCAACACCGCCCTCCCCGCCATGGCCCGCAGCCTCGGCGAAAGCCCCCTGCAGATGCAGTCGGTCGTCTTCAGCTACGCCCTCGCCGTCGCCACCTTCATCCCCGCCTCCGGCTGGATCGCCGACCGCTTCGGCACCCGGCGCACCTTCCTCGTCGCCATCATCCTGTTCACCCTCGGCTCGCTCGCCTGCGCCCTGGCCCAAACCCTCCACCAACTCGTCGGCGCCCGCGTCCTGCAGGGCATCGGCGGCGCCATGCTGCTCCCCGTCGGCCGCCTCGCCGTCATGCGTTCCGTCTCGCGCGAAGAATTCCTCCGCGCCATGAGCTTCATCGCCATCCCCGCCCTCATCGGCCCCCTCATCGGCCCCACCCTCGGCGGCTGGCTGGTCGAAGTGGCCTCCTGGCACTGGGTCTTCCTGATCAACCTGCCCATCGGCGTCATCGGCTACATCGCCGCCACGAAAGTCATGCCCGACCACTACGCCGAACACCGCACCCGCTTCGACATCGCCGGCTACCTCATGCTCGCCTTCGGCATGATCGTCCTGTCGCTCGCACTCGACGGCATCTCCGGCATGGCCACCCCGCACGCCCTGGTCATGCTCATGACCGTCGCCGGCCTGGCCGCCCTCGTCGGCTACTGGCTGCACGCCGCCAATTCCACCGCCCCGCTGTTCTCGCTCGCCCTCTTCCACGTGCCCAGCTACCGCATCGGCATCCTCGGCAACCTGTTCTCGCGCATCGGCAGCAGCGCCATGCCGCTGCTGATCCCCCTGCTGCTGCAGGTAGGCATGGGCATGAGCCCGATGAATGCCGGCCTGCTCATGATCCCCGTCGCCGCCGCCGGCATGCTGGCCAAGCGCTACGCGGTCAAACTGGTCGAGCGCTTCGGCTATCGCCGCGTGCTGATGGTCAACACCGTACTGGTCGGCCTGGCCATGGCCAGTTTCATCTTCATGACCCCCGGCCAGCCGCTGTGGGTACGCGTCATCCAGCTGGCGCTGTTCGGCGCCGTCAATTCCCTGCAGTTCACCGTCATGAACACTGTCACCCTGCGCGACCTCGACCGCGACTTCGCCAGTGCCGGCAACAGCCTGCTCTCCATGGTGATGATGCTCGCCACCGGCTTCGGCGCCGCCGCCGCCGGCAGCCTGCTGGCCGCCTTCGCGCACCTGGACCAGCTGCATGGCGCCACTGCCGCCCTGCACGCCACGTTCGTCTGCGTCGGCGCCATCACCCTGACCTCCACGCTCATCTTCTGGCAGCTGCCCGACACCCGCCCATCGCCGCGCGATGTGGAGGAGGTCGCCGAATAG